The stretch of DNA GCTGCCTTCGCGCCGGACCAAGGGAAAGAAGCTGCCCAACAAGGTGAAGCTGACCACCGACGAGACATAGCGGTGGCTGAAATCCTCCCCTGCCAGGGGGAGGTGGCTGGCACTTGCCAGACGGAGGGGGAGGACACGGAACAGGCGTCATCGCCGTCCTCCCCCTCCGTCACCTTCGGCGACACCTCCCCCTGCCGGGGAGGATTTATTGGCGGTTCACCGCAGCCCCCGGCCCTTGCGTTGCGCGGATCATTCGCGCCTGGAACTTCACCCGCTACCAGAACGTCGCGTCGTCCAGCCGCCATTGACGGATCGCCTGCGTCGCGAGCGTCTCGATCAAGGCCTCGCTCGTCGCCGCATCCTGCGTCGCGAACGCCCGGGCGAGGTCCTCGACGCATGGACCGTGGTCGGTGAAGTCGCGTGGCAGCGGCATCGGTGCGGGCTGGCCCGGCATCGGCATTGGCATGGATCTCTCTCCCTGTATCATCGCCGCCCGCCGAACAGGGCGCGCGTGGCGCCACCGATCGTCGTTTGGTCGAACTTCAGCCGCATCGTCACGTACGGCCCCTGCCGCGTGTAGCGGTCATCCTCGAAATCGCGGTCGCGGTAGCCGGACACGTTATAGCCGGCACTGATCCACGTGTTCTGCGCGGGCGACACGCCGACCGACGGCCCGCCGCTCCACGACCATGCGCCGCGCTCCCATGCGTGCTGGACCGAACCGCTCACGCCGATATCGAACCGCGTGCCGATATCGTGGCGCATCTCGAACCCGGTCACGTCGATATAGCCGTCATAAGCGTCGTCGACGAAGCGCCCGGCGACGTATTTCGCGCCGTAATACAGCGTCGCCTCGGTGCCGTGGCCGAGCCCTTCGGGGCCGGTGCGATAGTTCACCGCCAGATTGTTGATGATCCGCGACGTCACCTGATCGCCGCCGCCATAGGCGGGCACGCCGAGGGAATTGGTGTCCGTGAATCCTGCATCCGCGCTCTCGTGCCGCAGTTCGAGCCGTTCGAGCACCGACCAGCGGCTGTCGAGCGGACGGAAGGCAAGCGCGACGTCGGCGGTGGCATAGGTGGCGACCGCGCCGCCGTTATCCTTGATCGTATAGGCCTTGATGCTCGACGCGAGCGTCTTGCCCTGCCCCAGCGTGCGGAGGAAATTGGTCGTGATTCCCCAGCGATCGCCGCTGTCCGCGTTGCGATATTCGAGCCGCCCGTTCCACGACCAGCGTGCCTGGCGATAGGTCGCGCCGAGCGTCGCCGCCGCGTAATCGCCGTTGGTCTGGTCCTGCCCGACATAGCCGCCCGAGGTGACCGGCTGGAACGCGTTGACCACCGCGCCCTCGGGGATCGTGCCCTTGAGCGTGTTGCTGGCGTCGAGCGTGCCGTCGACGGTCCAGTTCTTGCCGAGTGGCACCGACTGGCTGAGACCATATTGCGCATAGGTCCGCGCGCCATTCTCGCCGATCGCCTGCTGGTTGAGCGTGCTCATCAGCTTGGCACCGGTCCAGGGGGCGACGTCGACGCCGAACTGCTTGGTATGCGCGACATAGCCGTCGCCGTTCGCGATCTCGTATCCACCGATCAGGCGGATGCCGGGCTTGATCCGGTACGCGAGCTGGATCTGGTGACGGACCGGGAAGTCTACGCTGTCGCTGTCGCCACCGGGCGCGAACTGGGTTTGGCCGGTTATCGTCACCGCGCTGCCGAACAACGCCTGCGTGCCGCCGACCGTCAGCAGACGGCTGTCGCGGTTCTTGCCGTCGATGCCGCGATCCGACGCGAACTGGCCGCCGACGAAGATCGTACCGGTGTCGCGGCGATATTCCAGGCGGGCCTCGCCCGCGGCGCGCGTACCGGGGTTGCTCAACTGCTGCTGATACCACGCGACCCCCGTCACGCTCAGCCGATCGGTCAGCCGCAACCGGCCGTCGAGCCCGAATTTGCGCGTGCCTGCCTCGACGAGGTTCTGCTGACCGACACCGAACGCGGTATCCTGCTGGCGGGCATAGGCGAGCAGGTCGAGCTTGGTGCCGTGGTGGTCGACCTCGGCCAGATAGGCGAAGCCTTGCCCCAGTCCGCCGCGACCGCCCTTGGCGATCTCGCCGCGCAATTCGGTGGTCGCATCGACGCGCGCCTTGATATCGGCGCCAAGCACGGTGGCCTTGCCGACCGTCTCGTCACGGATGACCGCGGCGCCGACTTCGACGCGACCGTTGGCGAGCTTGGTCGCGACGCGCGCGGCGGCTGCCAGTTTCGCCGACCTGCCGCCCTCGATCTCGTAATCGGCGACGATGAAGATCGGGTTCAAGCTACTGTCGCGGCTCAGGATCGGCTGGCGGAAGCGGACCGTGCCCATGGACGTGTCGATGTCGTAATCGATGTGGCGGGTCAGTTCGGTGCTGGTGACGATCAGTTCGGAGCGAAAGCGATCGCGGGTTTCGAGCCGCAATTTGTCGCTGTTCGGCACGATTTTACGGCCCGACAGACGGTAGGGACCGCTCAGCCCGTTGCCCTGGATCTCGTCGCGCGAATACAGCGTGTCGGTATGCGCCGCGAACCCGGTCGCACGTACGCGCTTGCCCTCATACGCGGTCTTGATGCCGTTGAGCGTGCGATTGTAGCGCGTCAGCTGCGTGTCGGTGAAGCCGGTCTCGAAATCGCCGAACAGCGCGTAGAACTCGCGACGCTCGAGCCGCAGGTACAGTTTCCGGCGGGTCGCCGCGTCATAGCCCTGGCGCGATCCGTCGCCGTACACGGTGTAATAGCGGTCGGGGTCGATCGTGCCGAGCAGCCCGCGATCGGGATCGTATTTGTGGTCACTGTCATAGGCGATCGTCGCCAGCCACGATCCCTTGACCCGCCCCTTGGCGTAGAAGGCGAGCTGGCCGTCGGTGACCACGCTGCCCCGCTCCGACCGCGGCAGACCGGACTGGCGCTTGCTGAGCATGTCGTAGCCGAGCGAGCCCGCGCCGAACCCGACCACGACCCAGTCCTTGGCGGACGCAGCGAGCCAGGCGCGGACTTCACTGGTGTGAACGATCTTCTCTTCCGCCAACGAGACGACGACATGCACCGCACCGGCCTGCGTGGTCGGCTGGAGCGCGATGAAGGCGAGACCGTCGTCGCCGACCACCAGCGCCGTGGTGGACGCGCGCTCGCGACCGGCGAGCTGGCGACCCTGTTCGAGTTCGGCTTCGACCGCCGCGGTATAAGGCTGGTCGACGGTGAAGGGGACGAGCGTGTCCGCGCGCACCGGGCGGCCGGTCTTGTCGGTCACGCGCACCGCGATCAGCGGACGGGTCAGGCCGTCGGCGACGAGCCGGCTGTTGGCGGCATCGAACACCGCGCGGACGCCGGGCCCGGCATAATACACCTTGCGGTCGAGCGTCTTCACGACGCTGCCGTCCGCGGCGAGCACGCGTGCCTCGAGGCGATTGTCGCCGTCGATCAACGGGATACCCGTCCAGCGCGAGACCGCGACGTCGGAACCGTCACGCTGATCGGTACCGTCGAACGCGAGCGGCTCGACCTGCTTGCCGTTGATCGTCAGCGCGACTCGCTGGCCGGCCGCGTGCTTGACGACGGCGCGAACGACCGGCGCGCGCGGATTATGGTCGGCGCTCGGGAACAGCCAGTCGATGCCCGCGGTCTGTTCGCTCGCCAGCCAGTCGCGGCTACCCGCGGCGAGGGCGGCATCCGCGACCGTGATGGGAAGGCCCGAATCGGCCGCCGCGGCCTTGCCGGTGGGCTTCAACTGGAAGTCGACGCGCTTGAGCAGGCCGCCATCCCCCTCGACGAACCGCGAGATCGGGCTGTTGGCCTGACGCGTGTCGATGTCGCAGGCGACCGGCGCGTGCGTCGCGGGGATGCTCGACGTGTCGATCTGGACGACGTGCCGCCCGGCGCGGACGCCCTCGAAATGATACAGCCCGTCGCGATCGGTGGAGACGAACGTGCCGTCCTCCATCAAAAGGCGGATTCCGGGCACGCCCTTGCGCTTGTCGACCGGATCGCCGCAATTCCCCTCGGTCACGCGGCCGATGATCGTCATCGCATCGGTGAACAGGAGCGGACGCAGGCGAACCGATGCCGCCGCCTCGTTGCTGGTGACGCTGCCCTGGCCGACGACGCGCGCACGGTTGAGCGCTTCGCCGGTGGGTGCGCCGGGGGCGATGCTGACGACGTATTTCAGCTCGGTCGAGGCACCGGCGGCGAGCACGGGTATGACGAAGTCGAGGCTGCGACCATCGCTCGACACGCTCGGCTCGTCACCGCCGCGCGCGGAATTGCGCTCGTAGCGCAGTCCCCTGGGCAAGGTGTCGGCGACGTGGAGCCCGCGGGCCGCGACCGAATCGCGGTTGGTGATGCGCAGCAGATACTGGACGAAATCGCCGGGCGACGCCTCGCGCACCGATGCCACCTTCGTCAGCAGCAGCGACCCCGCCCCGGGGGCGTCGAGCGGGATATCCGCCGAAAACGGCTCGGGCGTCGACAGCGTGAATGTTTCCCCGAAACTGGCGCCCTTAAGGATGAACGCCGCGCCATCCGGGTCCTTGAGGGCAGCCAGCGTCGCGCGCTCGACCGTCGAGGGCGCGACATACGTGCCGGGCGGCACGACCCTCAGCGCATAGCGGCCAGGCGCGGTCAGCGGGAAGCGATAGCGCCCGGTTTCGCCAGGGTAGACCCGTCCGCTGGCGTCAGTGACGCTCTCGCCCGTCACCATCGACGAGGGGTAGCGGCTGACACCGTCGTCGCCGAAGACGGTTGCCGGCTGGCCGGTCTCGTCGACCAGCGTCACGGTAGCGCCATCGACCAGTGCGCCGGTGCGCGAATCGAAGGTATAGCCGGCCGGATCAATAAGGATCGAGGAGGTCGAGCCGAAGCTGAATTCGTCCTCGGTGAAGATGAGCGTGATCTTCGCGCCGCGGGTCCGCACTTCGCAGGGTTCGA from Sphingomonas sp. HMP9 encodes:
- a CDS encoding DUF11 domain-containing protein, whose protein sequence is MSSFRRLLRLCALLLTLLLGLIVGTSPTIAQAGAPTGRIQNTATLSFDDAASDSGIRTVPSNTVALDVNRGKRPTTLSFRLAPTNYTFTGAKCQTAPTYVFTPAPIDGTTFAAAPKVAALDVKEDMILVLDNQAGNHDSAVRETSVITADIGNSTVKLTLTETTPDSGIFAGGVPSTETGRYPDLEPCEVRTRGAKITLIFTEDEFSFGSTSSILIDPAGYTFDSRTGALVDGATVTLVDETGQPATVFGDDGVSRYPSSMVTGESVTDASGRVYPGETGRYRFPLTAPGRYALRVVPPGTYVAPSTVERATLAALKDPDGAAFILKGASFGETFTLSTPEPFSADIPLDAPGAGSLLLTKVASVREASPGDFVQYLLRITNRDSVAARGLHVADTLPRGLRYERNSARGGDEPSVSSDGRSLDFVIPVLAAGASTELKYVVSIAPGAPTGEALNRARVVGQGSVTSNEAAASVRLRPLLFTDAMTIIGRVTEGNCGDPVDKRKGVPGIRLLMEDGTFVSTDRDGLYHFEGVRAGRHVVQIDTSSIPATHAPVACDIDTRQANSPISRFVEGDGGLLKRVDFQLKPTGKAAAADSGLPITVADAALAAGSRDWLASEQTAGIDWLFPSADHNPRAPVVRAVVKHAAGQRVALTINGKQVEPLAFDGTDQRDGSDVAVSRWTGIPLIDGDNRLEARVLAADGSVVKTLDRKVYYAGPGVRAVFDAANSRLVADGLTRPLIAVRVTDKTGRPVRADTLVPFTVDQPYTAAVEAELEQGRQLAGRERASTTALVVGDDGLAFIALQPTTQAGAVHVVVSLAEEKIVHTSEVRAWLAASAKDWVVVGFGAGSLGYDMLSKRQSGLPRSERGSVVTDGQLAFYAKGRVKGSWLATIAYDSDHKYDPDRGLLGTIDPDRYYTVYGDGSRQGYDAATRRKLYLRLERREFYALFGDFETGFTDTQLTRYNRTLNGIKTAYEGKRVRATGFAAHTDTLYSRDEIQGNGLSGPYRLSGRKIVPNSDKLRLETRDRFRSELIVTSTELTRHIDYDIDTSMGTVRFRQPILSRDSSLNPIFIVADYEIEGGRSAKLAAAARVATKLANGRVEVGAAVIRDETVGKATVLGADIKARVDATTELRGEIAKGGRGGLGQGFAYLAEVDHHGTKLDLLAYARQQDTAFGVGQQNLVEAGTRKFGLDGRLRLTDRLSVTGVAWYQQQLSNPGTRAAGEARLEYRRDTGTIFVGGQFASDRGIDGKNRDSRLLTVGGTQALFGSAVTITGQTQFAPGGDSDSVDFPVRHQIQLAYRIKPGIRLIGGYEIANGDGYVAHTKQFGVDVAPWTGAKLMSTLNQQAIGENGARTYAQYGLSQSVPLGKNWTVDGTLDASNTLKGTIPEGAVVNAFQPVTSGGYVGQDQTNGDYAAATLGATYRQARWSWNGRLEYRNADSGDRWGITTNFLRTLGQGKTLASSIKAYTIKDNGGAVATYATADVALAFRPLDSRWSVLERLELRHESADAGFTDTNSLGVPAYGGGDQVTSRIINNLAVNYRTGPEGLGHGTEATLYYGAKYVAGRFVDDAYDGYIDVTGFEMRHDIGTRFDIGVSGSVQHAWERGAWSWSGGPSVGVSPAQNTWISAGYNVSGYRDRDFEDDRYTRQGPYVTMRLKFDQTTIGGATRALFGGRR